Within the Archangium lipolyticum genome, the region CTGCTGGGCGCGGGTGTGGTGGGGTTGGGCGTCGCCGCGGGACTCTACCTGATGGGCGCGCCCACCGGGCCGGTGGCGCTCGGCGTGAGTACCGATGGGACGTCGGCCTTCGTGTACGGGAGGTGGCCGTGAGTACTTCGACCCGGATGCGCTTCGCGCTCCTCGCGGCGGTGGTGCTCGGCGGCGTCACCGGCTGCGCCGACTTCGACCGGGAGGAGACGGAGTTCTGCCAACGTAACCCGGGGCGCTGTGGTGCGGACCCGGGCCCCTCACCGGACGCCGGCACCGAGGACGCGGGCAGCCCCGTCGTCCTGATGCGCTACGACCGCCACTACACCTCCACTGGCATCGTCTCGCGGCCCGCGGCGGACCTCGCCACGGCGCCTCTCGAGCTGTTCGCCCTCGATGGAGGCACCCTCGTGCGCCTCCAGGGCACCCAGGAAGAGCCAGGCCGCGTCCGCTTCGAGGTCCCTCCCGGTACGTATTACGCGAAGAGCGGCGAGCTCTACGTGGTCACCTCGTCACGCCAGATCGACTTCAGCACCCCGCGCTTCGGCCGTCCGGACACGCGCTTCACGGACTCGCTGTCCCTCCCGGCACGGTTGCTCGTCACCGGTGCCAGCCCCTGGAACACGGGCTACGGGACGACCTTCATGTCGGACTATCTGCGGCTCGTGGACCCCAACCGCGGCGAGGTGGCCAACCTCGCGGTGTTCGGTATCGCCTCCGGGCAGACCTCCCTCATGGACGCGGAAGGCAACTACTTCTCCTCCACCAACCTCCCGGTCTCCATCCCCGAGCCCGACAAGGGAGACCAGGCCTGGCTCCTCCAGAGGACCTATCTGGATGCGGGCGTGACGTCGGATGGGGGACCCTCCCTGTATGAGACCTCCACGCATGGCGGGCTGGTCGAGTCCCTCGCGTCCGATGGCGGGATGTTCGAGGTCAAGGCCACCCTTCAGCCCGTGCCCCAGAAGAACGTCATCTTCGAGTGGCGCCGTGGCGAATTCGCGGCCCTGAGCGCGGAGAGCGGGGGATTCTCGGCCTCGCTCTTCAACCTCTTCGCGACCCCTCATGACATCACCCTCAACAGGTTCGGGTCGTTGGTGACGTTCGCCCTCCAAGACGGCGCGCGGAGCACGCTCGTCCGGAAGCTGACCTACGGCAATCCCTTCCCTAACACCTGGGAGCTGGTGGGATGGACGTACAGCTCCTATTCGACGCCGATCACCTCGGCCGATGGAATGCTGAGTACCAGCAGACAGGACATCTTCGTGGTGCAGGAACATCTGCTGGAGCTGACCTCGGCCCCCATCCAGCCACGCCTGTCCCTGCCCCGTCGTTTCCTCATCGATGGTGTCGCCGCGAGTGAGTCGCGGACCCTGGGAGTCATCAGCCCCATGGTGACCTGGGAGCCACCTGTCCTCGGGAGCCCCTCGGCCTACAACCTGCGCATCGAGCGATATCCGCTCCCGGGCAAGATAGGCCCCATGGAATGGGTGGCGGATTTCCGGCTGGGGCCGTCGGAGCGCGGCGTGAGGATTCCCCAGGGAGTCCTGACCTCCGCACGCTCCTACCAGTTCAAGCTCACCGTCTACGCCGAGCCCCAGACTCCCGTGGAGTCCCCGGGGTACATCGGCAGCGCCCTCGACCACGCCTACTCCACCACGAGCAGCGGCATCCTTACCGTGCCCTGAGCGCCCGCCACTCGCTCCGCAGCAGCCCGGGCCGCGGCACCACCGCCGTGCTCGTGCTTCCGCTCCCCTCTGGGGGAGGGAGCTGCGTCGAGCGCGGAGGGGTGATTGCGGAGGAGCCCGAGGGCGCCCTCCTCGAGCCATCCTATGGCGTTGCCACCAACGTCGGAATCGATGCGAAGCTCCGCGGATCATGCGCGACGACGATGGTCATCTCCGGATGTCGCGCCGATATCGCGGCCATGTGCGCGAGGTTCTCACGAACGAGCTGAGGCTCGAAGTCCGCGAGGCGCTGCGTGAGAGGTCGCTCCTCCTGCTCGGTGACGCCCTCCAGCTGCCAGGCGAGGTCTCCGATAAAGGCATAACGCTTGTTGTCCGGAAGCGTCACGAAGACAATCACGGAGCCTGGCGTATGGCCGGGCGCCGGGACGATCACCACCGCGCCATCTCCGTAGACATCATGGCTCTCCGCGAAGCCGAGATAGGGATGCGCTTCAAACCGATACTCTTCGATTTGAAGCGATTTGATACTTCTTGCCGGGGCCGTCGTGACGTTTTCGCTTTGGGCGAAGCTTCGTTCCGCGGGAGGTATCCAGACAGGTACCTCGGGAAAATCCGCGGCGCCGCTGATGTGATCCCAGTGGGAGTGGGTCAAAAGGATCGCACGCAGCCGGGTCAGGTCATACCCGCTCGATTGGAGCTGCTCCCTCGCGGTCTTGTCCAGCGTATACCGGGTCAGGAGTTGAAAGACGAGCGGCAGCGTCGCGAGGTGCTGTGCGATGTCCCGGCCGAACCCTGTGTCGATCAAGAGATCGCCCTTGGGGTGCTTGATCAGGATCGCGGTCATGGAAAACCTTCGCGGCTCGAAGAGAGAGCCACCGCAATACCCAAAGGACGCGCTGCGATAGGTGGCGCCGGTCGGAAGCTGGGCGATCGACATCTCGGAAGGCGCAGAAGCCGGCGGGAGAGCGCCGATATCGAAGTTCTTTGATACAGAGAATGGCGACGCACGATAGGTAGACAAGAGCCCCAGCGGCAGCAGATAAAGCGTGAGCGAGAGCGCACGCAGGGGGCGAGAGAACGAGCGCAGAAAAGAAAAGCCAGCGGCGCAGGCAATGCCAATCAGGGCGCCAGGCAATACCAGCCATGAGGTCGGTCCGTGAGCGCTCAAGAACAGGAGCCACACCGCGAGCAGGACCGGCGCGACGCACGCAAGGAGCAATTTCATCGGGGACCGCCTGGGAGTTCGGTGCACACGCAGAGGAGATGCGCTGCTCTCGCGAGCGCTCGAGAGGCCGTCCACCTGGAGCGCGGGTTTGAAGACATCGATCACCTCCAGGGAACAACCTTATTCCTGTAGCCCACGTGGGCATAGGAAAAATGGGAGGAAGCCTGGGGGCGTCAGAAGGCGTAGCGTACCCGGCAGCAGGGCATGCGCCGGGCCAGGGTTGCCCTCCTGGGTCTCCGGTGTCCACAGCAGCTCCTCGGCCCGGGGGTGAGCCTGCCCCGATTTTGTGGACACACCTCATAAGTCGGCTACACGGGAGGTAGTGTTCATGGAGCGAAGGAAGA harbors:
- a CDS encoding MBL fold metallo-hydrolase, with the protein product MKLLLACVAPVLLAVWLLFLSAHGPTSWLVLPGALIGIACAAGFSFLRSFSRPLRALSLTLYLLPLGLLSTYRASPFSVSKNFDIGALPPASAPSEMSIAQLPTGATYRSASFGYCGGSLFEPRRFSMTAILIKHPKGDLLIDTGFGRDIAQHLATLPLVFQLLTRYTLDKTAREQLQSSGYDLTRLRAILLTHSHWDHISGAADFPEVPVWIPPAERSFAQSENVTTAPARSIKSLQIEEYRFEAHPYLGFAESHDVYGDGAVVIVPAPGHTPGSVIVFVTLPDNKRYAFIGDLAWQLEGVTEQEERPLTQRLADFEPQLVRENLAHMAAISARHPEMTIVVAHDPRSFASIPTLVATP